In a genomic window of Candidatus Thiothrix sulfatifontis:
- a CDS encoding diiron oxygenase — MISQSMELPENHTEQSDNNCILILDKLGKSWSSRAQVKNDEIEVDLIYNPDHDDFIDSLLPFHEHPRYLEIDDETRTLILSSGWIAYNEKTIDIEAKIISPVCNQLIYSELPGTSNHIIRWLAAETLVDEAYHILMVLNTCYTCRKQRGLLELKLPSFDLVNNIEKEVSRYSHDWQKKLVRLAACVVSEVFISDYLSLLANADEVQPVNRITTDYHRKDELAHSSIFRNLTKEIFHHLSYKEKTFFCQVLPLPVHWFASQEFIVWETILNQLNFKYTNEVIGDCRAESEINLNRIDYSELIQLASEVGVFDMIEGKESFERQGLLS, encoded by the coding sequence ATGATTAGTCAAAGCATGGAATTGCCAGAAAACCACACTGAACAATCGGATAATAATTGCATCTTAATTCTTGACAAACTGGGGAAATCATGGTCAAGTCGCGCCCAAGTCAAGAATGATGAAATTGAAGTTGATTTAATTTACAATCCTGATCACGATGACTTTATTGATTCACTTTTACCCTTTCACGAACACCCACGTTACCTAGAAATTGATGACGAGACAAGAACGCTTATTCTCTCATCTGGGTGGATTGCATATAATGAAAAAACCATTGATATAGAAGCAAAAATAATATCTCCCGTTTGCAATCAACTCATCTATTCTGAATTACCCGGAACAAGTAACCATATAATAAGATGGTTAGCAGCAGAAACATTAGTTGATGAAGCATATCATATATTGATGGTATTGAATACTTGTTATACTTGCAGAAAACAGAGAGGACTTCTTGAATTAAAACTTCCAAGTTTTGACTTGGTAAATAATATTGAGAAAGAAGTTAGCAGATACTCTCATGATTGGCAGAAAAAACTAGTGAGACTAGCAGCCTGTGTTGTGTCAGAAGTTTTCATTAGTGACTACTTAAGTTTATTAGCAAATGCTGATGAAGTTCAACCAGTTAATAGAATTACAACAGATTATCATCGAAAAGATGAGTTGGCTCATAGCAGTATTTTTCGCAATCTCACAAAAGAAATATTTCATCACCTAAGTTACAAAGAAAAAACTTTCTTTTGCCAAGTATTACCATTGCCTGTTCATTGGTTTGCAAGTCAAGAATTTATTGTATGGGAGACAATACTTAACCAATTAAACTTTAAATATACGAATGAAGTGATTGGTGATTGCCGTGCAGAGTCAGAAATAAACTTAAATAGAATCGACTATTCCGAATTAATCCAACTCGCATCAGAAGTAGGAGTATTTGACATGATAGAAGGTAAAGAGTCTTTTGAGCGCCAAGGGTTATTATCTTAA
- a CDS encoding amino acid permease, translating into MYELKKTLGFFSGTALFLNIVIGAGLLILPGIVYQQVGQNAIISWALVSLISVPILIIFTILGVYFPNSGGVAYYAEKAFGNIGRNFATLLLLGAVAFGLPSIALTGAYYLSAILPFQYHFYAALLILLPTLLHLFSGKHISTITTTIGSTVIVFIIILLFFAIRDAQGIETIKLPHINNNIFDLFSPFMIIFFAFTGWEIGAHSAEEFKNPKRDFPIAMLFSFLITTILYLTVAFLVQQEENITDPLTPFIGILKKALGDKAVLLVSLLATLIVFANLFGAIWGVSRLVYSLSRDKIIPKYFSLTNKQGTPIYAIILTNTALLFVLALDYYNFLSIESMLSIAGQNFLILYGVASCALFFLSKKLLFKIISITVVLIISIIIIFGGVFLLYPLAILIISYAINFTGNKN; encoded by the coding sequence ATGTATGAACTGAAAAAGACATTAGGTTTTTTTAGTGGAACCGCTTTATTTCTCAACATTGTAATCGGCGCTGGATTATTGATATTACCAGGAATTGTTTATCAGCAAGTTGGTCAAAATGCGATTATTTCATGGGCATTGGTTTCACTCATATCAGTTCCAATTCTAATTATTTTTACCATCCTAGGAGTATACTTTCCCAATTCTGGGGGAGTTGCTTATTATGCAGAAAAGGCATTTGGAAATATCGGGAGAAACTTTGCAACATTGTTACTTCTAGGAGCTGTGGCATTCGGTTTACCATCAATTGCACTAACAGGTGCTTATTACTTGTCAGCAATACTCCCTTTTCAATATCATTTTTACGCTGCACTATTAATATTGTTACCAACGCTATTACATCTTTTTTCTGGAAAGCATATTTCCACCATCACCACGACTATTGGCTCTACGGTTATAGTTTTTATTATAATTCTACTTTTTTTTGCAATAAGAGATGCTCAAGGAATAGAAACCATAAAGCTACCACATATCAATAATAATATATTTGATTTATTCTCTCCTTTTATGATTATATTTTTTGCATTCACCGGATGGGAAATTGGTGCTCATTCTGCTGAAGAGTTCAAAAACCCAAAACGTGATTTTCCAATAGCTATGTTATTTTCTTTTTTGATTACAACTATACTTTATCTTACTGTGGCTTTTCTTGTTCAACAAGAAGAAAACATAACAGATCCTCTTACTCCATTCATTGGAATATTGAAGAAGGCACTGGGTGATAAGGCTGTATTGCTTGTATCACTGTTGGCAACACTTATTGTGTTTGCCAATTTATTTGGTGCTATATGGGGAGTTTCAAGATTAGTATACTCTCTCAGTCGGGACAAGATTATACCAAAGTATTTTAGCCTTACGAATAAACAAGGCACACCTATTTATGCCATTATTCTCACGAACACAGCATTATTATTTGTTTTGGCATTAGACTATTATAATTTCCTTAGCATTGAAAGTATGCTATCCATAGCAGGACAAAACTTTCTTATTTTATATGGAGTAGCAAGTTGTGCTCTTTTTTTCTTATCCAAAAAACTATTATTTAAAATAATATCAATCACCGTTGTCTTAATCATATCAATAATCATTATTTTTGGAGGTGTTTTTCTGCTATATCCCCTAGCAATACTAATCATTTCATATGCAATAAATTTTACGGGAAACAAGAATTAA
- a CDS encoding FAD-dependent oxidoreductase has protein sequence MEYKCYKCKTCGHIYNEFIGDPIFNIPPRTKFSDLPNNWFCSTCGDSRDLFDEYECSQVEDIVDDSIHHSTTHTVIVGAGIAGWSLAERLRSHDLNMTITIITLDDGDYYYKPSISESISQRKTKTDLVLAHGHDRASLLNVNLYSKTEVLGINRISKQLITSSGKYSYEKLVLSVGASPIKIFPKNIQPYIFFLNNLDQYEALASNLLNNYKSILVVGAGLVGCEISDDLSRAGHKIWLHDISPRILSKIASEEVSSFIQNKFSKAGVKFILNCSILSIEKNKNNFLVNFSSGKKITYDIIISVVGLKPNIHLALNTEIATGSGIKVDDYMMTSDPNIWAIGDCIEHSGETAFFIDNIMHQVEIAANTICGRFDKKYKNPDSVITMKAKTCSLEMKTKGINNHDYKKEILSHDNDYYHINYFIKNKPIGFYKCTAKTITPNSQSSNIHQEDFQC, from the coding sequence ATGGAATACAAATGTTACAAGTGCAAAACATGCGGTCACATTTATAATGAGTTCATTGGTGACCCTATATTTAATATTCCTCCAAGAACAAAATTTTCTGATTTACCCAATAATTGGTTTTGTTCAACATGTGGTGATTCTCGTGACTTATTTGATGAATACGAATGCAGCCAAGTTGAAGATATAGTAGACGATTCAATACATCACAGTACAACGCATACTGTTATTGTCGGGGCAGGTATAGCAGGCTGGTCTCTTGCAGAAAGATTAAGGTCTCATGATCTAAATATGACAATCACTATTATAACGTTAGATGATGGTGATTATTATTACAAGCCATCTATATCTGAGTCCATATCCCAAAGAAAAACTAAAACCGATTTAGTTCTCGCTCATGGACATGATAGAGCTAGTCTTCTTAATGTTAACTTATACTCAAAAACAGAAGTTTTAGGGATAAATAGAATTTCAAAACAACTAATAACATCATCAGGAAAATACAGTTATGAAAAACTTGTTCTTTCTGTAGGAGCATCCCCTATCAAAATATTTCCAAAAAATATTCAGCCATATATTTTCTTTTTGAATAATCTTGATCAATATGAAGCACTTGCTAGTAATTTATTAAATAACTACAAAAGTATCTTGGTGGTAGGCGCAGGATTAGTCGGCTGTGAAATATCAGATGATTTATCACGTGCTGGACATAAAATATGGCTGCATGATATATCACCTAGAATCTTATCTAAAATTGCTTCGGAAGAAGTATCCAGTTTCATTCAAAATAAGTTTAGTAAAGCCGGAGTTAAGTTTATTCTTAATTGCAGCATTTTATCTATAGAAAAAAATAAAAATAATTTTCTTGTTAACTTTAGTTCAGGAAAGAAAATAACCTACGACATAATAATTTCTGTCGTAGGTTTAAAACCTAACATACATTTAGCTCTTAACACCGAAATTGCTACTGGTTCTGGTATAAAAGTAGATGACTACATGATGACATCTGACCCAAACATATGGGCAATTGGCGATTGCATTGAACATTCTGGAGAAACAGCCTTCTTTATTGATAATATTATGCATCAAGTAGAGATTGCAGCTAATACAATTTGTGGAAGATTTGATAAAAAATACAAAAACCCAGACTCAGTGATAACAATGAAAGCTAAAACATGCTCCTTAGAAATGAAAACAAAAGGAATAAACAACCATGATTATAAGAAAGAGATTCTATCTCATGACAATGATTATTATCACATAAACTATTTCATCAAAAACAAACCAATTGGCTTTTACAAGTGTACCGCAAAAACAATAACACCTAATTCTCAAAGTTCAAATATTCACCAAGAGGATTTCCAATGTTAA
- a CDS encoding YqcI/YcgG family protein, whose product MLISQQDFPSIKLPKTLQWTYPLIDQISKKLNPSLNHENNFPCIFARRVFSLLNFRFLTVNWCEDQHTYDFNSFANELSSFLEETQQSDENINNIEPLIVLFEPVKFIFSTHHYEKIFFDSLQYLIDHDKIAWNGCLPKNPNQEFWTMCFSGVQIFINVSHPNHKNRNSRNLCDTLVFVINPRERFDKFAGNNKKGHKIRERIRNNIDKYDLISRSPYLGHYQDGDLEWPQYMIPDDNDSPSTKCPLNFNLVKHQ is encoded by the coding sequence ATGTTAATTAGTCAGCAAGATTTCCCAAGTATAAAGTTACCTAAAACTCTTCAATGGACATATCCATTAATTGATCAAATATCAAAAAAACTTAATCCGTCATTAAATCATGAAAATAATTTCCCTTGCATTTTCGCAAGAAGAGTATTTTCCCTACTAAACTTTAGATTTCTCACTGTAAATTGGTGTGAAGATCAGCACACTTATGACTTCAACAGTTTTGCAAATGAGCTATCTTCCTTTCTGGAAGAGACTCAACAATCAGATGAAAATATAAATAATATCGAACCATTAATTGTCTTATTTGAGCCTGTTAAGTTTATATTTAGCACACATCATTACGAAAAAATATTTTTTGATTCGCTTCAATATCTTATAGACCATGACAAAATAGCATGGAATGGTTGTTTGCCTAAAAATCCAAATCAAGAATTCTGGACGATGTGCTTTTCAGGAGTTCAAATATTCATCAATGTAAGTCACCCAAATCATAAAAATAGAAATAGCAGGAACTTATGCGACACACTAGTATTTGTAATTAACCCACGAGAACGATTTGATAAGTTTGCGGGAAATAATAAAAAAGGCCATAAAATAAGGGAAAGAATTAGAAATAATATTGACAAATATGATCTGATTTCTCGGAGTCCTTATCTGGGACATTATCAAGATGGCGATCTTGAATGGCCTCAGTATATGATACCAGATGATAATGACTCTCCATCCACCAAGTGTCCACTAAACTTTAATTTAGTAAAACATCAATAA